In Pseudomonas alcaliphila JAB1, a single window of DNA contains:
- the hemB gene encoding porphobilinogen synthase — MSVTPANRLFPATRLRRNRRDDFSRRLVRENRLSVDDLILPVFVLDGENRRETVPSMPGVERLSIDLLLKEAEHWVELGIPALALFPVTPLEKKSLDGAEAWNPDGIAQRAIRALREKFPELGVISDVALDPFTTHGQDGILDESGYVQNDITVDALVKQALSHAEAGAQVVAPSDMMDGRVQAIREALELADHVNVRIMAYSAKYASAYYGPFRDAVGSAANLGKGNKLGYQMDPANGNEALHEVAADLAEGADMVMVKPGMPYLDILWRVKDAYKVPTFVYQVSGEYAMHMAAIQNGWLSEAVILESLTAFKRAGADGILTYFAVRAAELLKQGR; from the coding sequence GTGAGCGTTACCCCCGCCAATCGTCTGTTCCCTGCCACCCGTCTGCGTCGCAATCGCCGCGATGATTTCTCTCGTCGCCTGGTGCGTGAGAATCGCCTGAGCGTCGATGATCTGATTCTGCCGGTGTTCGTTCTCGACGGCGAAAACCGTCGCGAAACCGTGCCGTCGATGCCGGGCGTCGAGCGCCTGTCCATCGACCTGCTACTCAAGGAAGCCGAGCACTGGGTCGAGCTGGGCATTCCGGCGCTGGCGCTGTTCCCGGTGACGCCGCTGGAGAAGAAATCCCTCGACGGCGCCGAGGCCTGGAACCCGGACGGTATCGCCCAGCGCGCGATCCGCGCGCTACGTGAGAAATTCCCCGAACTGGGGGTGATCAGCGACGTGGCGCTCGACCCCTTCACCACCCACGGCCAGGACGGCATCCTCGACGAGTCCGGCTACGTGCAGAACGACATCACCGTCGATGCGTTGGTCAAGCAGGCGCTGTCGCATGCCGAGGCCGGTGCCCAGGTGGTGGCGCCGTCGGACATGATGGATGGCCGTGTGCAGGCGATCCGCGAGGCGCTGGAACTGGCCGACCACGTCAACGTGCGCATCATGGCCTACTCGGCCAAGTACGCCAGCGCCTACTACGGCCCGTTCCGCGATGCGGTGGGTTCGGCGGCCAACCTCGGCAAGGGCAACAAGCTCGGCTACCAGATGGACCCGGCCAACGGCAACGAGGCGCTGCATGAAGTGGCGGCCGACCTGGCCGAAGGCGCCGACATGGTCATGGTCAAGCCCGGCATGCCCTATCTGGACATCCTCTGGCGGGTCAAGGATGCCTACAAGGTGCCGACCTTCGTCTATCAGGTCAGTGGCGAGTACGCCATGCACATGGCGGCGATCCAGAACGGCTGGCTGAGTGAGGCGGTCATACTGGAGTCACTCACCGCCTTCAAACGTGCCGGTGCCGATGGCATCCTCACCTATTTCGCCGTACGGGCGGCAGAACTGCTAAAACAAGGGCGATGA
- a CDS encoding YaiI/YqxD family protein, which produces MRVWIDADACPRAARDQVVKFALKRGFEVVLVAGQAVARPNFACVKLIVVPSGPDAADDHLVEHAVPGELVICSDVPLADRLVKKGVAALDPRGREFDERNMGERLAVRNLFTDLREQGQVGGGQAPYSEKDRQAFANALDRILTRLSR; this is translated from the coding sequence ATGCGTGTATGGATCGACGCCGACGCCTGCCCTCGGGCGGCGCGGGATCAAGTGGTCAAGTTCGCCCTCAAGCGGGGTTTCGAAGTGGTGCTGGTGGCCGGGCAGGCCGTGGCGCGGCCGAACTTCGCCTGCGTGAAACTGATCGTGGTGCCCAGCGGGCCGGATGCGGCCGATGATCATCTGGTGGAACATGCGGTGCCCGGCGAGCTGGTGATCTGCAGCGACGTGCCGCTGGCCGACCGCCTGGTGAAGAAGGGCGTTGCCGCGCTCGACCCACGGGGGCGCGAGTTCGACGAGCGCAACATGGGCGAGCGTCTGGCGGTGCGTAATCTGTTCACCGACCTGCGCGAGCAGGGGCAGGTCGGTGGTGGCCAGGCGCCATATTCGGAAAAGGATCGGCAGGCTTTTGCCAACGCGCTGGATCGGATTCTCACGCGTTTGAGTCGTTAG
- a CDS encoding thioesterase family protein, protein MSQPFVLSPDLQQAVASFFQRIPFNQVLGIELDELSSERVTMHLPMKPELIGNFVHGILHGGVISSLLDVCGGAMALIGAFANHQHLPPAERMSKLSKLGTIDLRIDYLRPGRGQRFTATATPLRAGNKVAVIRMELHNDEGVLVAVGTGTYLCG, encoded by the coding sequence ATGTCCCAGCCCTTCGTCCTCAGCCCCGACCTGCAACAGGCGGTGGCCAGTTTCTTCCAGCGCATTCCCTTCAATCAGGTGCTCGGCATCGAGCTCGATGAGCTGAGCTCCGAGCGGGTGACCATGCACCTGCCGATGAAGCCCGAGCTGATCGGCAACTTCGTCCACGGCATCCTGCACGGCGGAGTGATTTCCTCGCTGCTCGACGTCTGTGGTGGTGCCATGGCGCTGATCGGCGCTTTCGCCAACCACCAGCACCTGCCGCCAGCCGAACGCATGAGCAAGCTGTCCAAGCTCGGCACCATCGACCTGCGCATCGACTACCTGCGCCCCGGTCGCGGCCAGCGTTTCACTGCCACGGCCACGCCACTGCGCGCCGGCAACAAGGTGGCGGTGATTCGTATGGAGCTGCACAACGACGAGGGCGTGCTGGTGGCGGTTGGCACCGGCACCTATCTGTGTGGCTGA
- a CDS encoding DedA family protein, translated as MLQDLIRQFGYPALVLGTFLEGEVSLLLAAYMAVRNVLEIEWVALCAFLGTFASDQLWYYLGRRHGRALLERKPRWQPLGERASALIKRYPDLWVLCFRFLYGLRTVMPLTIGLSGYSWRRYLLLDAIGAGVWAGGISLLAYSLGNAMGGLLEELRNYQVILLAAVVLLLSLAWLYRWRQRRRG; from the coding sequence ATGCTCCAAGACCTGATCCGCCAGTTCGGCTATCCAGCATTGGTACTCGGCACCTTCCTCGAAGGTGAAGTATCCCTGCTGCTGGCCGCCTACATGGCCGTGCGCAACGTACTGGAGATCGAATGGGTGGCGCTGTGCGCCTTCCTCGGCACCTTCGCCAGCGATCAGCTGTGGTACTACCTGGGCCGCCGTCACGGCCGCGCGCTGCTAGAACGCAAACCGCGCTGGCAACCGCTGGGCGAACGCGCCAGCGCGCTGATCAAGCGTTACCCGGATCTGTGGGTGCTGTGCTTTCGCTTTCTCTACGGCCTGCGCACGGTGATGCCGCTGACCATCGGCCTGTCCGGCTATTCCTGGCGCCGCTACCTGCTGCTCGACGCCATCGGCGCCGGTGTCTGGGCCGGCGGCATCAGCCTGCTGGCCTACAGCCTGGGCAATGCCATGGGCGGCCTGCTTGAAGAACTGCGCAACTACCAGGTCATCCTGCTCGCGGCCGTGGTGCTGCTGCTTTCCCTCGCCTGGCTATACCGGTGGCGTCAGCGCCGGCGCGGCTGA
- a CDS encoding ureidoglycolate lyase, with product MNAPAPLPLRIEPLTRAAFAPFGEVIETAGAQSFPINAGTTTRYHDLAQVELAGESPRTLVNLFEGRAWHAPIAIRMLERHPLGSQAFYPVDGGRMLIVVAPPGDLDESQIRAFISAPDQGVNYARGTWHHPLLCLQYPGRFIVVDRGGEGHNCDEQVLKQPLSVLNLQ from the coding sequence GTGAACGCGCCGGCGCCCCTACCGCTGCGCATCGAGCCGCTGACCCGCGCAGCCTTCGCGCCCTTCGGCGAGGTGATCGAAACAGCCGGCGCCCAATCCTTTCCGATCAACGCCGGCACCACCACGCGCTACCACGACCTGGCACAGGTGGAGCTGGCCGGCGAGTCGCCGCGCACTCTGGTCAACCTGTTCGAGGGCAGGGCCTGGCACGCGCCCATTGCCATCCGCATGCTCGAACGCCACCCGCTGGGCAGCCAGGCCTTTTATCCGGTGGACGGCGGGCGCATGCTGATCGTCGTTGCCCCACCCGGCGACCTGGACGAGTCGCAGATCCGCGCCTTCATCAGCGCGCCAGACCAGGGCGTGAACTACGCCCGCGGCACCTGGCACCACCCGCTGCTGTGCTTGCAATACCCCGGCCGATTCATCGTGGTGGACCGTGGCGGCGAGGGTCACAACTGCGACGAGCAGGTGTTGAAACAACCACTGAGTGTGCTGAACCTGCAGTAA
- a CDS encoding amino acid ABC transporter permease produces the protein MMDFTLWDILRNLLIGLQWTLLLSLVAFVCGGIAGLLVLLARLSPLSAPRILARGYIELFQGTPLLMQLFLVFFGIALLGIDVSPWLAAACALTLFTSAFLAEIWRGCVESITRGQWEAAESLAMSRLETLRHVVLPQALRIAVAPTVGFSVQVVKGTAVTSIIGFTELTKTGSMLANATFEPFMVYGFVALGYFLLCYPLSLAAYRLERRLNVTA, from the coding sequence CTGATGGACTTCACCCTCTGGGACATCCTGCGCAACCTGCTCATCGGCTTGCAGTGGACGCTGCTGCTGTCACTGGTGGCCTTCGTCTGCGGCGGTATCGCCGGCCTGCTGGTGTTGCTGGCGCGGCTGTCGCCACTGTCGGCGCCGCGCATCCTGGCCCGTGGCTATATCGAACTGTTCCAGGGCACACCGCTGTTGATGCAGCTGTTTCTGGTGTTCTTCGGCATCGCCCTGCTCGGCATCGACGTCTCGCCCTGGCTGGCTGCGGCCTGCGCACTGACGCTGTTCACCAGCGCCTTTCTCGCCGAGATCTGGCGCGGCTGCGTCGAGTCGATCACCCGCGGCCAATGGGAGGCTGCCGAAAGCCTGGCCATGAGCCGCCTGGAAACCCTGCGCCATGTGGTACTGCCACAGGCACTGCGCATCGCCGTGGCGCCTACCGTGGGCTTCTCGGTACAGGTGGTCAAGGGCACCGCGGTGACCTCGATCATCGGTTTCACCGAGCTGACCAAGACCGGCAGCATGTTGGCCAACGCCACCTTCGAGCCGTTCATGGTCTACGGCTTCGTCGCCCTCGGTTACTTCCTGCTTTGCTACCCGCTCTCGCTCGCTGCATACCGCCTGGAAAGGAGGCTGAATGTCACTGCTTAA
- the elbB gene encoding isoprenoid biosynthesis glyoxalase ElbB, with protein sequence MSKKVAVILSGCGVYDGAEIHESVITLLRLDQRGAEVQCFAPNVPQLHVVDHYSGDEMDETRNVLVESARIARGKIKDVKELHVAEFDALILPGGFGVAKNLSDFATSGAGCTVQPDVLAACKAFVDAGKPVGLMCIAPALAAKIFGAGVICTIGTDHDTAAALTQMGAEHHECEVSDIIEDSQRKLVTTPAYMLAQSIAEAASGINKLVDRVLELAHH encoded by the coding sequence ATGAGCAAGAAAGTGGCAGTGATTCTGTCCGGCTGTGGCGTCTACGATGGCGCCGAGATCCATGAAAGCGTGATCACCCTGCTGCGCCTCGACCAGCGTGGCGCCGAGGTGCAGTGCTTCGCCCCCAACGTGCCGCAGTTGCACGTGGTCGATCACTACAGCGGCGACGAGATGGACGAGACGCGCAACGTCCTGGTGGAATCGGCGCGCATTGCCCGCGGCAAGATCAAGGACGTGAAAGAGCTGCATGTGGCCGAGTTCGACGCACTGATCCTGCCCGGCGGCTTCGGCGTGGCGAAGAACCTCTCCGACTTCGCCACCAGTGGCGCGGGCTGCACCGTGCAGCCGGACGTACTGGCCGCGTGCAAGGCCTTCGTCGATGCCGGCAAGCCGGTCGGCCTGATGTGCATCGCCCCGGCACTGGCGGCGAAGATCTTCGGTGCCGGCGTGATCTGCACCATCGGCACCGACCACGACACCGCCGCCGCCCTGACCCAGATGGGCGCCGAGCACCATGAGTGCGAGGTCAGCGATATCATCGAAGACAGCCAGCGCAAGCTGGTGACTACACCGGCCTATATGCTCGCCCAATCCATCGCCGAGGCAGCGTCGGGCATCAACAAACTGGTCGACCGTGTGCTGGAGCTGGCGCACCATTGA
- a CDS encoding enhanced serine sensitivity protein SseB C-terminal domain-containing protein, with protein MSSSIHSTHYADSPDLALAVLRHPTLEQALSAACAQLAIREAFLAALRDPAIGPQPRLLLAISGADVSGQRRLAALVAELLPDEVELDLIELAEDNLSRAVRERCEPFYQA; from the coding sequence ATGTCTTCCTCGATCCATTCCACTCACTACGCCGACAGCCCCGATCTGGCGTTGGCTGTATTGCGTCACCCCACCCTGGAGCAGGCACTCTCAGCGGCCTGTGCCCAACTTGCCATACGTGAGGCCTTTCTGGCTGCGTTGCGTGATCCAGCCATCGGTCCGCAGCCGCGGCTGCTGTTGGCAATTTCCGGCGCCGACGTGAGTGGTCAGCGTCGCCTGGCCGCGCTGGTAGCCGAGCTGCTGCCGGACGAGGTGGAGCTGGATCTGATCGAACTGGCCGAGGACAACCTGTCGCGCGCCGTGCGTGAGCGCTGCGAGCCGTTCTACCAGGCCTGA
- a CDS encoding sterol desaturase family protein encodes MNYVLYAVPFFFLLIGLELLADRWRGMRTYRLADALNSLSAGVLSQATGILTKVVGLLTYAFAWEQLALFELSESSLWVWLFAFVFYDFCYYWNHRLGHERNVLWAAHAVHHQSEDYNLSTALRQTSTGFIFGWIFYLPMAVVGVPPLVFLSVAALNLLYQFWVHTRHIPKLGWFEWLFITPSNHRVHHAQNPIYMDRNYGGVFIVWDRIFGTFQEELDEEPVIFGVTVPLASWNPLWANLQVYAGLWHDARRAGAWWDRLRIWFMPTGWRPADVAARYPQAKADLSHFRKFEVPLGRGAQVYALLQFVCYLLAGVWLLAQGDSLAIGAVLLACLWMALGLCSIGIWLENRSHAWRLECLRLAINLPAFWLAGELGMLTLDATAWAWLIAYSLVSMLGLWLVPRVGRTQERSEQSAIGA; translated from the coding sequence ATGAATTATGTTCTCTACGCAGTGCCCTTCTTCTTCCTGCTGATCGGCCTGGAATTGCTCGCTGACCGCTGGCGCGGCATGCGCACCTATCGCCTGGCCGATGCCCTTAACAGCCTCAGTGCCGGCGTACTGTCCCAGGCCACCGGGATTCTCACCAAGGTGGTCGGCCTGCTGACCTACGCCTTCGCCTGGGAGCAGCTGGCGCTGTTCGAGTTGTCCGAAAGCAGTCTCTGGGTGTGGCTCTTCGCCTTCGTCTTCTACGATTTCTGCTACTACTGGAACCACCGCCTGGGCCATGAGCGCAACGTGCTCTGGGCCGCGCATGCGGTGCACCACCAGAGCGAGGACTACAACCTCTCCACCGCGTTACGGCAAACCAGCACCGGTTTCATCTTCGGCTGGATCTTCTACCTGCCGATGGCCGTGGTCGGTGTGCCGCCGCTGGTCTTCCTCAGCGTTGCCGCCCTGAACCTGCTGTATCAGTTCTGGGTGCATACCCGGCATATCCCCAAACTGGGCTGGTTCGAGTGGCTGTTCATCACCCCGTCCAACCACCGCGTGCACCATGCACAGAATCCTATCTACATGGATCGCAATTACGGCGGTGTGTTCATTGTCTGGGATCGAATTTTTGGCACCTTCCAGGAGGAGCTCGACGAAGAGCCGGTGATCTTCGGCGTGACCGTGCCGCTGGCCAGCTGGAACCCGCTGTGGGCCAACCTGCAGGTTTACGCCGGGCTGTGGCACGACGCCAGACGCGCCGGCGCCTGGTGGGACCGCCTGCGCATCTGGTTCATGCCCACCGGTTGGCGCCCGGCCGACGTCGCGGCGCGTTATCCACAGGCCAAGGCGGACCTGAGTCACTTCCGCAAGTTCGAGGTACCGCTGGGGCGCGGCGCGCAGGTCTACGCGCTGTTGCAGTTCGTCTGCTACCTGCTGGCCGGCGTGTGGCTGCTGGCGCAGGGGGATTCACTGGCGATAGGCGCAGTGCTGCTGGCCTGTCTGTGGATGGCCCTGGGGCTATGCAGCATCGGCATATGGCTGGAGAACCGCAGCCATGCCTGGCGTCTGGAGTGCCTGCGTCTGGCGATCAACCTGCCGGCATTCTGGCTGGCCGGCGAACTCGGCATGCTGACGTTGGATGCCACCGCCTGGGCCTGGCTGATCGCCTACAGCCTAGTCAGCATGCTTGGATTGTGGCTGGTGCCGCGCGTAGGGCGGACTCAGGAGCGAAGCGAACAGTCCGCCATTGGTGCATGA
- a CDS encoding amino acid ABC transporter ATP-binding protein: MSLLNVTALHKYYGDNHVLKGIDLKVEEGEVVAIIGRSGSGKSTFLRTLNGLESINDGVIEVDGEYIDAARADLRSLRQKVGMVFQQFNLFPHLTVGENVMLAPQVVKKTSRAEAERIARQMLERVGLAEKFDAYPERLSGGQQQRVAIARALAMSPKVLLCDEITSALDPELVNEVLAVVKQLASEGMTLIMVTHEMRFAREVGNKLVFMHHGKVHEIGDPKALFAAPQTEELRNFIGSVNL; this comes from the coding sequence ATGTCACTGCTTAACGTCACCGCCCTGCACAAGTACTACGGCGACAACCACGTGCTCAAGGGCATCGACCTCAAGGTCGAAGAAGGCGAAGTGGTCGCCATCATCGGCCGCAGCGGCTCGGGCAAGAGCACCTTCCTGCGCACCCTCAACGGCCTGGAATCGATCAACGACGGCGTGATCGAAGTCGACGGCGAGTACATCGACGCTGCCCGCGCCGACCTGCGCAGCCTGCGGCAAAAGGTCGGCATGGTGTTCCAGCAGTTCAACCTGTTCCCCCATCTGACCGTCGGCGAGAACGTCATGCTGGCGCCGCAGGTGGTGAAGAAGACCTCACGCGCCGAAGCCGAAAGAATCGCCCGGCAGATGCTCGAGCGGGTTGGCCTGGCGGAGAAATTCGACGCTTACCCCGAGCGCCTGTCCGGCGGCCAGCAGCAGCGCGTGGCCATCGCCCGCGCCCTGGCCATGTCGCCCAAGGTGCTGCTGTGCGACGAGATCACCTCGGCGCTCGACCCGGAGCTGGTCAACGAGGTGCTGGCGGTGGTCAAGCAACTGGCCAGCGAGGGCATGACCCTGATCATGGTCACCCACGAGATGCGCTTTGCCCGCGAAGTGGGTAACAAGCTGGTGTTTATGCACCATGGCAAGGTGCATGAGATCGGCGATCCGAAAGCGCTGTTCGCCGCCCCGCAGACCGAAGAGCTGCGCAATTTCATCGGCTCGGTGAACCTGTGA
- the ppx gene encoding exopolyphosphatase gives MPKAPAESFPLIAAIDLGSNSFHMVLAKADSHEIRILERLGDKVQLAAGLDDERQLSEEAMQRGLDCLRRFAQFTNTLPEGAVRIVGTNALREARNRAVFIRRAEEILGHQVEVISGREEARLIYLGVSHSIADTPGKRLVADIGGGSTEFIIGQRFEPLLRESLQMGCVSFTQRYFRDGKITPARYAQAYTAARLELMSIEQGLRRLGWEDAVGASGTIKAVGLTIKAAGLGSGEVTAEGLAWLKRKVFKLGEVEKLDLDGIKPDRRGIFPAGLAILEAIFDACDIQRMSHSEGALREGVLYDLLGRHQHEDVRERTLAAFMERYHVDVDQAARVEAKALSALDKVSADWGLTDDWHRELLSWGAKVHEVGLDIAHYQYHKHGAYLIEHSDLAGFSRQDQQMLALLVRGHRRNIPKDKFADFGEEGVKLMRLCVLLRFAILFHHIRGTQSMPEVQFKVGENSLEIVFPEGWLAANPLTLADFEAEAEWLKRIGLTLSVC, from the coding sequence ATGCCCAAAGCCCCTGCCGAAAGTTTCCCCCTGATCGCTGCCATCGACCTGGGTTCGAACAGCTTTCACATGGTGCTGGCCAAGGCCGACAGTCACGAAATTCGCATCCTCGAGCGCCTCGGCGACAAAGTGCAACTGGCCGCAGGCCTGGACGACGAGCGTCAGCTCAGCGAAGAAGCGATGCAGCGCGGGCTCGACTGCCTGCGCCGCTTCGCCCAGTTCACCAACACGCTGCCGGAAGGCGCCGTACGCATCGTCGGCACCAACGCCCTGCGTGAGGCGCGCAACCGCGCGGTGTTCATCCGCCGCGCCGAGGAGATCCTCGGTCATCAGGTCGAGGTAATTTCCGGCCGTGAGGAAGCCCGCCTGATCTATCTGGGCGTGTCCCACAGCATTGCCGACACGCCCGGCAAGCGCCTGGTCGCCGACATCGGCGGCGGCAGCACCGAGTTCATCATCGGCCAGCGCTTCGAACCGCTGCTGCGCGAAAGCCTGCAGATGGGCTGCGTAAGCTTCACCCAGCGCTACTTTCGCGACGGCAAGATCACCCCGGCGCGTTATGCCCAGGCCTACACCGCGGCCCGTCTGGAACTCATGAGCATCGAACAGGGCCTGCGCCGCCTCGGCTGGGAAGACGCCGTTGGCGCTTCCGGCACCATCAAGGCGGTCGGTCTGACCATCAAGGCAGCGGGCTTGGGCAGCGGCGAGGTGACGGCCGAAGGCCTGGCCTGGCTCAAGCGCAAGGTGTTCAAGCTGGGCGAGGTGGAGAAGCTCGACCTCGACGGCATCAAGCCGGATCGTCGCGGCATCTTCCCCGCCGGCCTGGCGATTCTCGAAGCGATCTTCGATGCCTGCGACATCCAACGCATGAGCCATTCCGAAGGCGCCCTGCGCGAAGGCGTGCTGTACGACCTGCTCGGCCGTCATCAGCACGAGGACGTGCGCGAACGCACGCTGGCGGCGTTCATGGAGCGCTACCACGTCGATGTCGACCAGGCCGCCCGGGTCGAGGCCAAGGCACTGTCGGCGCTGGACAAGGTGTCCGCCGATTGGGGCCTGACCGACGACTGGCATCGCGAACTGCTGAGCTGGGGCGCCAAGGTGCACGAGGTGGGTCTGGATATCGCCCACTACCAGTACCACAAGCACGGCGCCTATCTGATCGAGCACTCCGACCTGGCCGGTTTCTCGCGCCAGGATCAGCAGATGCTCGCGCTGCTGGTGCGCGGCCACCGGCGCAACATTCCCAAGGACAAGTTCGCCGACTTCGGCGAGGAAGGCGTGAAACTGATGCGCCTGTGCGTGCTGCTGCGCTTCGCCATCCTCTTTCACCATATTCGCGGCACGCAGAGCATGCCCGAGGTGCAGTTCAAGGTCGGCGAGAACAGCCTGGAAATCGTCTTCCCTGAAGGCTGGCTGGCCGCCAACCCGCTGACCCTGGCGGACTTCGAAGCCGAAGCCGAGTGGCTCAAGCGCATCGGTCTGACGTTGAGCGTGTGCTAA
- the ppk1 gene encoding polyphosphate kinase 1, protein MNSEGLNSEVLDNNPPQAEVVAETPVVETPPPAPIPSLDDSSLYIHRELSQLQFNIRVLEQALDESYPLLERLKFLLIFSSNLDEFFEIRVAGLKKQINFAREQAGADGLQPHQALARISELVHEQVERQYAILNDTLFPALAKHNINFIRRRFWTTKLKAWVRRYFRDEIAPIITPIGLDPTHPFPLLVNKSLNFIVELEGVDAFGRDSGLAIIPAPRLLPRIIKVPEDVGGPGDNYVFLSSMIHAHADDLFQGMKVKGCYQFRLTRNADLSVDTEDVEDLARALRGELFSRRYGDAVRLEVVDTCPKHLRDYLLKQFGLTEGELYQVNGPVNLTRLFSITGLDNHSDLQYAPFTPVIPKLLQNAENIFSVVSKQDILLLHPFESFTPVVDLLRQAAKDPHVLAIKQTLYRSGANSEIVDALVEAARNGKEVTAVIELRARFDEESNLALASRLQAAGAVVIYGVVGFKTHAKMMLILRRENGEIVRYAHLGTGNYHAGNAKLYTDYSLLTADVALGEDVSKLFSQLIGMGKTLRMKKLLHAPFTLKKTLLDLIAKETTAAAEGKPAHIIAKFNSLTDPKVIRALYKASQTGVKIDLVVRGMCCLRPGIAGVSHNIQVRSIIGRFLEHTRVFYFLNGGDEKIYLSSADWMERNLDKRVETCFPVEGKKLIMRVKKELESYLTDNTQAWVLQSDGRYLRLQPTGNQNPRSAQSGLLEKLTALVIVTR, encoded by the coding sequence ATGAACAGCGAAGGACTCAACAGCGAAGTGCTCGACAACAACCCGCCTCAGGCCGAGGTGGTCGCCGAGACGCCAGTGGTGGAAACTCCGCCGCCGGCCCCGATCCCCAGCCTGGATGACAGCAGCCTGTACATCCACCGTGAACTGTCGCAGCTGCAGTTCAATATCCGGGTGCTGGAGCAGGCGCTGGACGAGTCCTATCCGCTGCTCGAACGCCTGAAGTTCCTGCTGATCTTCTCCAGCAACCTCGACGAGTTCTTCGAGATTCGCGTCGCCGGCCTGAAGAAACAGATCAACTTCGCCCGTGAACAGGCCGGCGCGGATGGCCTGCAGCCACACCAGGCGCTGGCGCGCATCAGCGAGCTGGTACACGAGCAGGTCGAGCGGCAGTACGCCATTCTCAACGACACCCTGTTCCCGGCGCTGGCCAAGCACAACATCAATTTCATCCGCCGGCGGTTCTGGACCACCAAGCTCAAGGCCTGGGTGCGCCGTTATTTCCGCGACGAGATCGCGCCGATCATCACCCCCATCGGCCTCGACCCGACGCACCCCTTCCCGCTGCTGGTGAACAAGAGCCTGAACTTCATCGTCGAGCTCGAGGGCGTCGATGCCTTCGGTCGCGATTCCGGTCTGGCCATCATCCCGGCGCCGCGCCTGCTGCCGCGCATCATCAAGGTGCCGGAGGACGTTGGTGGCCCTGGCGACAACTACGTGTTCCTGTCGTCGATGATCCACGCTCACGCCGATGATCTGTTCCAGGGCATGAAGGTCAAGGGCTGCTACCAGTTCCGCCTGACCCGCAACGCCGACCTGTCGGTGGACACCGAGGACGTCGAGGACCTGGCGCGTGCACTGCGTGGCGAGCTGTTCAGCCGTCGTTATGGCGATGCGGTGCGCCTGGAAGTGGTCGACACCTGCCCGAAACACCTGCGCGATTATCTGCTCAAGCAATTCGGCCTGACCGAGGGCGAGCTGTACCAGGTCAACGGCCCGGTCAACCTGACCCGCCTGTTCAGCATCACTGGCCTGGATAACCACTCGGACCTGCAGTACGCGCCGTTCACCCCGGTGATCCCCAAGCTGCTGCAGAACGCCGAGAACATCTTCAGCGTGGTCAGCAAGCAGGACATCCTCCTGCTGCATCCCTTCGAGTCCTTCACCCCGGTAGTGGACCTGCTGCGCCAGGCGGCGAAGGACCCGCACGTGCTGGCGATCAAGCAGACCCTGTATCGTTCTGGCGCCAACTCGGAGATCGTCGACGCCCTGGTGGAAGCAGCGCGTAACGGCAAGGAAGTCACCGCGGTGATCGAGCTGCGTGCGCGCTTCGACGAAGAATCCAACCTGGCCCTGGCCAGCCGCCTGCAGGCCGCTGGTGCAGTGGTGATCTACGGTGTGGTCGGCTTCAAGACCCACGCCAAGATGATGCTGATCCTGCGCCGCGAGAACGGCGAAATCGTTCGCTATGCTCACCTTGGCACCGGCAACTACCACGCTGGCAACGCCAAGCTGTATACCGACTACAGCCTGCTCACCGCCGACGTGGCACTGGGTGAGGACGTGTCCAAGCTGTTCAGTCAGCTGATTGGCATGGGCAAGACCCTGCGCATGAAGAAGCTGCTGCATGCACCCTTCACTCTGAAGAAGACCCTGCTCGACCTGATCGCCAAGGAAACCACAGCGGCGGCCGAAGGCAAGCCGGCGCATATCATCGCCAAGTTCAACTCACTGACCGACCCCAAGGTCATCCGCGCGCTATACAAGGCCAGCCAGACTGGGGTGAAGATCGACCTGGTGGTGCGTGGCATGTGCTGCCTGCGACCGGGTATTGCCGGGGTTTCGCACAACATCCAGGTGCGTTCGATCATCGGCCGCTTCCTCGAGCACACGCGGGTGTTCTACTTCCTCAACGGTGGCGACGAGAAGATCTACCTGTCCAGCGCCGACTGGATGGAGCGCAACCTCGACAAGCGCGTAGAGACCTGCTTCCCGGTGGAGGGCAAGAAACTCATCATGCGCGTAAAGAAGGAGTTGGAAAGCTACCTGACCGACAACACCCAGGCCTGGGTGCTGCAGTCCGATGGTCGTTACCTGCGCCTGCAGCCCACCGGCAACCAGAACCCACGCAGCGCTCAGTCCGGCTTGCTGGAGAAGCTCACCGCACTGGTGATCGTGACGCGCTAA